The following are encoded together in the Anguilla rostrata isolate EN2019 chromosome 19, ASM1855537v3, whole genome shotgun sequence genome:
- the LOC135245850 gene encoding sulfotransferase 6B1-like yields the protein MPQNSELIHSYKGVPFPTRVSIDQLSALDDFEAREDDVLLVSYPKSGTHWLVEILKNLYCCTAGQMTLTPPLEFQDPSKLCELRNLPSPRVIPTHLPQNMVPRQVHSKNCKVIYVIRNPKDTAVSMFHYYKQNPHLPTVQKWGTFLDLFLNGEVVYGSWIDHLLSWERAETNGNTLFVYYESLKKDLPKYVQEISSFLGLRVSEEQAREIAKRSSFREMKERVEREKEREKPEATHTVCALTSDRKLIFRKGAVGDWKNHFTTEQNSKFEALLGDRINSSELASNVEYEC from the exons ATGCCTCAGAACAGCGAGCTGATCCACTCCTACAAGGGCGTGCCCTTCCCCACCAGGGTGTCCATCGACCAGCTGAGCGCCCTCGATGACTTCGAGGCCCGAGAGGACGACGTGCTGCTCGTCTCCTACCCCAAATCAG GCACTCACTGGCTGGTGGAGATCCTGAAGAACCTGTACTGCTGCACGGCGGGACAGAtgaccctcacccccccgctgGAGTTCCAGGACCCCTCCAAGCTCTGCGAGCTGAGGAACCTGCCCAGCCCCAGGGTCATCCCCACGCACCTGCCCCAAAACATGGTGCCCCGCCAGGTCCACAGCAAGAACTGCAAG GTGATCTATGTGATCAGAAATCCCAAAGACACCGCGGTGTCCATGTTTCACTACTACAAGCagaacccccacctccccaccgtGCAGAAGTGGGGCACCTTCCTGGACCTGTTCCTGAACGGAGAAG TGGTGTACGGCTCTTGGATCGACCACCTCCTCAGCTGGGAGAGGGCTGAGACCAATGGGAATACACTCTTTGTGTACTACGAGTCACTGAAAAAG GACCTGCCGAAATACGTGCAGGAGATCAGCTCATTCCTGGGGCTGAGGGTCAGCGAGGAGCAGGCGAGGGAGATCGCCAAGCGCTCCTCCTTCCGAGAGATgaaggagagggtggagagagagaaggagagggagaagccGGAGGCTACCCACACCGTGTGTGCCCTGACATCCGACAGGAAGCTCATCTTCAGGAAAG GCGCTGTTGGGGACTGGAAGAACCACTTCAccacagagcagaactccaAATTTGAAGCACTACTCGGGGACAGGATCAACTCCAGTGAGCTGGCCAGCAATGTGGAGTACGAATGCTAG